A stretch of the Amycolatopsis sp. BJA-103 genome encodes the following:
- a CDS encoding carbohydrate ABC transporter permease produces the protein MSEPRWVPWARRFVLGFLALFTLVPLYAMVSSSLKPLGDVQGKWEWFPSTLTIQPFFDIWETIPLADYFVNSLIISGSAAILSVVIAIFAAYALSRFRFRGKNFFKMTVLSTQMFPGILFLLPLFLIFVNIGNTTGIVLYGSRLGLIITYLTFSLPFAIWMLAGYIDSIPKELDEAAMVDGTGPLGALIRVVIPAATPGIVAVGIYSFMTAWGEVLFASVMTDSGTRTLAVGLQEYSTQVQVYWNQVMAASLIVSVPVVAGFLLLQRYLVAGLTAGAVK, from the coding sequence TTGTCTGAGCCTCGCTGGGTCCCGTGGGCCCGCCGATTCGTCCTCGGCTTCCTCGCCCTGTTCACCCTGGTGCCGCTCTACGCGATGGTTTCGTCGTCGCTCAAGCCGCTCGGGGACGTGCAGGGCAAGTGGGAATGGTTCCCGTCGACGCTGACCATCCAGCCGTTCTTCGACATCTGGGAGACCATCCCGCTCGCCGACTACTTCGTGAACAGCCTGATCATCTCCGGTTCGGCGGCGATCCTCTCGGTCGTGATCGCGATCTTCGCCGCCTACGCCCTGAGCCGTTTCCGGTTCCGTGGCAAGAACTTCTTCAAGATGACCGTATTGTCCACGCAGATGTTCCCCGGCATCCTGTTCCTGCTGCCGCTGTTCCTCATCTTCGTCAACATCGGCAACACCACCGGCATCGTCCTGTACGGCTCCCGGCTCGGGCTGATCATCACCTACCTGACCTTCTCGCTGCCGTTCGCCATCTGGATGCTCGCCGGCTACATCGACTCGATCCCCAAGGAACTCGACGAGGCCGCGATGGTCGACGGCACCGGGCCGCTCGGCGCGCTGATCCGGGTGGTCATCCCGGCCGCCACCCCGGGCATCGTCGCGGTGGGGATCTACTCGTTCATGACGGCCTGGGGCGAGGTCCTGTTCGCGTCGGTGATGACCGATTCGGGCACGCGGACCCTCGCCGTCGGGCTCCAGGAGTACTCCACCCAGGTCCAGGTGTACTGGAACCAGGTCATGGCCGCCTCCCTGATCGTGTCCGTCCCGGTCGTCGCCGGATTCCTGCTGCTGCAGCGCTATCTCGTCGCCGGTCTCACCGCCGGCGCCGTCAAATGA
- a CDS encoding VOC family protein — MTILDSPIPRFHLAMPVDDLDAARTFYGEVLGLEQGRSSDTWIDWNLHGHQFVTHVAPERPRRIHNPVDGHDVPVPHFGLILTVPEFGKLADRLRAANTAFVIEPYVRFEGQTGEQWTMFLLDPAGNALEFKAFADDSQVFAA; from the coding sequence ATGACTATCCTCGACTCCCCCATCCCGCGCTTCCACCTCGCCATGCCGGTCGACGACCTCGACGCCGCGCGCACCTTCTACGGCGAAGTCCTCGGGCTCGAACAAGGCCGCAGCTCCGACACCTGGATCGACTGGAACCTCCATGGCCACCAGTTCGTCACGCATGTCGCCCCGGAGCGGCCGCGCCGGATCCACAACCCGGTCGACGGACACGACGTGCCCGTCCCCCACTTCGGCCTGATCCTCACCGTGCCGGAGTTCGGGAAGCTCGCGGACCGGCTGCGCGCCGCGAACACCGCGTTCGTCATCGAGCCCTACGTCCGGTTCGAAGGCCAGACCGGCGAACAGTGGACGATGTTCCTGCTGGACCCGGCGGGCAACGCCCTGGAGTTCAAGGCGTTCGCCGACGACTCGCAGGTCTTCGCGGCCTGA
- the menC gene encoding o-succinylbenzoate synthase, giving the protein MKLSGVELRRVRMPLVAPFRTSFGTQAERELLLVRAVTPAGEGWGECVAMEAPLYSSEYNDAAEHVLRNHLIPALLAAEDLTAYKVTPLLAKFKGHRMAKAALEMAVLDAELRAHERSFAAELGSTRDSVACGVSVGIMDSIPQLLDVVGGYLDEGYVRIKLKIEPGWDVEPVRQVRERFGDDVLLQVDANTAYTLGDAPLLARLDPFELLLIEQPLEEEDVLGHAELAKRIRTPICLDESIVSARAAADAIKLGACQIVNIKPGRVGGYLEARRVHDVCAAHGVAVWCGGMIETGLGRAANVALASLPGFTLPGDTSASGRFYRTDITEPFVLEAGHLPVPTGPGLGVTPIPDLLDEVTTAKAWISS; this is encoded by the coding sequence GTGAAACTCAGCGGTGTGGAACTGCGCCGGGTCCGGATGCCGCTCGTGGCCCCGTTCCGGACGTCGTTCGGGACGCAGGCCGAACGGGAACTGCTGCTCGTCCGCGCGGTGACCCCGGCGGGCGAGGGCTGGGGCGAATGCGTCGCGATGGAGGCGCCGCTCTACTCGTCGGAGTACAACGACGCCGCCGAGCACGTGCTGCGGAATCACCTGATCCCGGCCCTGCTGGCCGCCGAGGACTTGACCGCGTACAAGGTGACGCCGCTGCTGGCGAAGTTCAAGGGCCACCGGATGGCGAAGGCCGCTCTGGAGATGGCTGTCCTCGACGCCGAACTCCGTGCGCACGAACGGTCCTTCGCCGCCGAGCTCGGGTCCACTCGCGACTCGGTGGCCTGCGGGGTCTCGGTCGGCATCATGGACTCGATCCCGCAGCTGCTCGACGTCGTCGGTGGCTACCTCGACGAGGGCTATGTCCGCATCAAGCTGAAGATCGAACCCGGCTGGGACGTCGAGCCCGTACGCCAGGTGCGGGAACGCTTCGGCGACGACGTGTTGCTGCAGGTCGATGCGAACACTGCGTACACCCTCGGCGACGCGCCGCTGCTGGCCAGGCTGGACCCGTTCGAGCTCCTGCTGATCGAGCAGCCGCTCGAAGAGGAAGACGTGCTCGGCCACGCCGAACTGGCCAAGCGGATCCGGACCCCGATCTGCCTCGACGAGTCGATCGTGTCCGCGAGGGCCGCCGCCGACGCGATCAAGCTCGGCGCCTGCCAGATCGTCAACATCAAGCCGGGCCGCGTGGGCGGCTACCTCGAAGCCCGCCGCGTGCACGACGTCTGCGCGGCGCACGGGGTCGCGGTGTGGTGCGGCGGGATGATCGAGACCGGTCTCGGCCGGGCGGCGAACGTCGCGCTCGCGTCGCTGCCCGGGTTCACGCTGCCGGGTGACACGTCGGCGTCCGGCCGGTTCTACCGCACGGACATCACCGAACCGTTCGTGCTGGAGGCCGGGCACCTCCCGGTGCCGACCGGGCCCGGTCTCGGCGTCACGCCGATCCCGGATCTGCTGGACGAGGTCACCACGGCGAAAGCGTGGATCAGTTCGTAG
- a CDS encoding M20 family metallopeptidase, which produces MSELLADIETLVRCESPSSDHEAVARSAEVVADVGRRLLGVEPERIVVDGVTHLRWRFGDGPSRVLLLGHHDTVWPHGSLETHPFSVRDGVLRGPGCFDMKAGVVMALHAAAGVPDRDGLSILVTGDEEIGSPSSRALIEETAAGCDAAFVLEASADGGALKCRRKGVSHYRVEVIGRAAHAGLEPEKGINAGIEIAHQILAVAAIADPGAGTSVTPTVVSAGTTVNTVPAAASVAVDVRVWNEAEQLRVDRAMRDLRPVLEDAEVRVTGGINRPPLEESSSAGLFELARELSGELGLGELTSASVGGASDGNYTAGMGVPTLDGLGAVGGGAHADHEHVIVAEVPRRTALLAALVENVLAKRGPSGATNPAGESGTARQ; this is translated from the coding sequence ATGAGCGAACTGCTCGCCGACATCGAAACCCTCGTCCGCTGCGAGTCCCCGTCGTCGGATCACGAAGCGGTCGCCCGCAGTGCCGAAGTGGTGGCTGACGTGGGCCGCAGGCTCCTCGGTGTGGAGCCGGAGCGGATCGTGGTCGACGGGGTCACCCACCTGCGCTGGCGATTCGGGGACGGGCCCTCTCGCGTGCTGCTGCTCGGTCACCACGACACGGTGTGGCCCCACGGTTCGCTCGAGACCCATCCGTTCTCCGTGCGGGACGGCGTGTTGCGCGGCCCCGGCTGCTTCGACATGAAGGCCGGGGTGGTGATGGCGCTGCACGCCGCCGCCGGGGTCCCCGATCGCGACGGACTGTCCATTTTGGTCACCGGCGACGAGGAGATCGGCTCGCCGTCGTCCCGCGCGCTGATCGAGGAAACGGCGGCGGGCTGTGACGCGGCGTTCGTGCTGGAGGCTTCGGCCGACGGCGGCGCGTTGAAATGCCGCCGCAAAGGCGTTTCCCATTACCGGGTCGAGGTGATCGGCCGTGCCGCGCACGCCGGGCTCGAACCGGAGAAGGGGATCAACGCGGGGATCGAGATCGCGCACCAGATCCTCGCGGTGGCCGCGATCGCCGATCCGGGTGCCGGGACCAGCGTGACCCCCACCGTCGTCTCGGCGGGAACGACGGTCAACACCGTTCCCGCGGCCGCGAGCGTGGCCGTCGACGTCCGAGTGTGGAACGAAGCCGAGCAACTCCGCGTCGATAGGGCCATGCGGGACCTCCGTCCGGTCCTGGAGGACGCGGAGGTCCGCGTGACGGGCGGGATCAACCGGCCGCCGCTCGAAGAAAGCTCGTCGGCGGGATTGTTCGAGCTCGCCCGGGAATTGTCGGGCGAACTCGGTCTCGGCGAGCTCACCTCCGCGTCGGTCGGCGGTGCCTCGGACGGTAATTACACCGCCGGGATGGGGGTACCCACGTTGGACGGCCTCGGCGCCGTCGGCGGCGGGGCGCACGCGGATCACGAACACGTCATCGTCGCGGAAGTGCCGCGGCGCACCGCTTTGCTGGCCGCGCTGGTGGAAAACGTCCTCGCGAAGCGGGGTCCGTCCGGCGCGACGAATCCCGCGGGCGAATCTGGTACGGCACGACAGTGA
- a CDS encoding amidohydrolase family protein, translated as MRTLLRGGRVIDPATGFDGTADVLVSDGVVTAVGEGLTAEPGDVEIDVSGLVVGPGFIDLHSHVHTIAGQRLQAMDGVTTALDLEAGLMPIERAYAEAAAAGRPLHYGFSASWGAARAQVLAGIEPDANIDSGLAVLGNPAWQRSSSPKELAAWLSLVDGELAAGALGVGVLLGYAPGTDPGEFLALARLAKEAGAPTYTHVRELVEVDPATPIDGSEEIAIVAAETGAAMHHCHVNSTSGHQIDRVLAALEAGRAAGSRVTVEAYPYGAGSTGIGAAFLSPERLKMKGLSPSSVIMLESGERIADEGRLLQVREQDPGAPCILEFLDESSAHDLGLLHQALAFPDAIVASDALPVYWKNGTSESTEWPLPPGGATHPRTSGTYAKTLRLMVRESRAWTWLEAFRRCSYLPARVLDEVAPGALAKGRLNVGADADIVVIDPEAITDAATYFDSTRPSVGVRHLFVSGVPVVSEGELRTDAFPGKPLRGEPR; from the coding sequence ATGCGGACACTCTTGCGTGGCGGTCGTGTCATCGATCCGGCGACGGGATTCGACGGTACGGCCGACGTGCTGGTATCCGACGGGGTGGTGACCGCCGTCGGGGAGGGTTTGACCGCGGAGCCCGGCGACGTGGAGATCGACGTCTCCGGGCTCGTCGTGGGACCGGGTTTCATCGACCTGCACAGCCACGTGCACACCATCGCGGGCCAGCGGCTGCAGGCGATGGACGGGGTGACGACCGCGCTCGACCTCGAAGCCGGTCTGATGCCGATCGAGCGGGCCTACGCCGAGGCGGCCGCGGCGGGACGTCCGCTGCACTACGGGTTCTCCGCGTCCTGGGGCGCCGCGCGAGCTCAGGTGCTCGCCGGGATCGAGCCGGACGCGAACATCGACAGCGGGCTGGCGGTGCTCGGAAACCCGGCCTGGCAAAGGTCTTCCTCGCCGAAGGAGCTGGCAGCCTGGCTGTCCCTTGTGGACGGTGAGCTGGCCGCGGGCGCGCTCGGCGTCGGTGTGCTCCTCGGCTACGCGCCCGGCACCGACCCCGGTGAGTTCCTCGCGCTGGCCCGGCTCGCCAAGGAGGCCGGGGCGCCGACCTACACGCACGTCCGTGAACTGGTCGAAGTGGATCCGGCGACGCCCATCGACGGTTCCGAGGAGATCGCGATCGTCGCGGCCGAGACCGGCGCCGCGATGCACCACTGCCACGTGAACAGCACGTCCGGCCACCAGATCGACAGGGTGCTGGCGGCGCTCGAAGCGGGCCGCGCGGCCGGGTCGCGGGTGACCGTCGAGGCCTATCCGTACGGGGCGGGCAGCACGGGGATCGGCGCGGCCTTCCTTTCGCCCGAGCGTCTCAAGATGAAGGGGCTTTCGCCGTCCAGCGTGATCATGCTGGAGTCGGGCGAGCGCATCGCCGACGAAGGCCGCCTGCTCCAGGTCCGCGAACAGGATCCGGGTGCGCCGTGCATCCTGGAGTTCCTCGACGAGAGCAGCGCGCACGACCTCGGCCTGCTGCACCAGGCGCTCGCGTTCCCCGACGCCATCGTCGCCAGCGACGCCCTGCCCGTGTACTGGAAGAACGGCACGAGCGAGAGCACCGAATGGCCGTTGCCGCCCGGCGGTGCGACGCATCCGCGCACGTCCGGGACCTACGCCAAGACGCTGCGCCTGATGGTGCGCGAGAGCCGCGCGTGGACCTGGCTGGAGGCGTTCCGGCGCTGCTCGTATCTGCCGGCGCGGGTCCTCGACGAGGTCGCGCCCGGGGCGCTGGCCAAGGGCAGGCTCAACGTGGGCGCCGATGCCGACATCGTCGTCATCGACCCGGAGGCCATCACCGACGCCGCGACCTACTTCGACTCGACGAGGCCCTCCGTCGGCGTCCGGCATCTGTTCGTCTCCGGTGTTCCCGTGGTCAGCGAGGGCGAACTGCGCACGGACGCGTTCCCCGGCAAGCCGCTGCGGGGTGAGCCGCGATGA
- a CDS encoding GntR family transcriptional regulator, with protein sequence MSEPGRVVPARRRGLADEVADRVRDAIFGGAYPPGAQLREVELSEALGVSRGPVREALLRLEREGLVRSEWHRGALVTTLSDVDVAELDSLRSALEQLAVRLVVASAPDADLDAIDEVVERMDRARDEHEMVRCDIDFHDAVYAASGHRRLIEAWQAIRSQVHLFLLTRIGVNSEGYLANIPAEHRLLASALRARDGEKALELFAAHRGQALDVLTGK encoded by the coding sequence ATGAGCGAACCCGGCCGGGTGGTGCCCGCCCGCCGCCGAGGGCTGGCCGACGAGGTCGCCGACAGGGTCAGGGATGCCATTTTCGGTGGTGCCTACCCGCCCGGCGCGCAGTTGCGCGAGGTGGAGCTCTCGGAGGCGCTGGGCGTCAGCCGCGGCCCGGTGCGCGAGGCGCTGCTCAGACTGGAGCGCGAAGGGCTGGTCCGCAGCGAATGGCATCGCGGCGCCCTCGTCACGACGCTGTCCGATGTGGACGTCGCCGAACTCGACAGCCTCCGTTCGGCGCTGGAACAGCTGGCCGTGCGGCTGGTGGTCGCTTCCGCGCCGGACGCGGACCTGGACGCGATCGACGAGGTCGTCGAGCGGATGGACCGGGCGCGCGACGAGCACGAGATGGTGCGCTGCGACATCGACTTCCACGACGCGGTCTACGCGGCTTCCGGGCACCGGCGGCTCATCGAAGCGTGGCAGGCCATCCGGTCGCAGGTGCACCTGTTCCTGCTGACCCGGATCGGCGTGAACTCCGAGGGCTACCTCGCGAACATCCCGGCGGAACATCGGCTGCTGGCGTCGGCTCTTCGCGCCCGCGACGGCGAGAAGGCCCTCGAACTCTTCGCTGCGCACCGCGGGCAGGCACTGGACGTGCTCACCGGGAAGTGA
- a CDS encoding GH1 family beta-glucosidase, with protein sequence MNLHLPADFLWGAATASYQVEGAVDADGRLPSIWDDFVRVPGAVVNGDTADVACDHYRRWPEDLDIMKRLGLDAYRFSVAWPRVIPTGRGEVNAAGLDFYDRLVDALLEAGIRPFATLFHWDLPSALQSTGGWPERDTAYAYAEYAAVVAARLGDRVKDWNTVNEPLCSAWLGYLEGRFAPGIKDLKQAIHASHHLLLAHGLGVQAITANAAEPANVGLVVNLSGIEPASDATEDVEAAARMDGHVNRWWLDPSNGRGYPADMIEVYGVEPPVVGDDLEVISTPVGYHGLNYYFRQIVEDDPNGPAPRARQVPVEGAATTAMGWEIHGQGLADVIHRLANEYGARAIYVTESGAAFDDKVAEDGTIDDADRIAYLEEHLGAVAGAAEAGAPVKGYFAWSLLDNFEWDSGLSKRFGLVRVDYDTQVRTVKASGHRYAEIIAEHHGR encoded by the coding sequence TTGAATCTGCACCTGCCCGCCGATTTCCTGTGGGGTGCGGCCACCGCCTCGTACCAGGTCGAGGGTGCCGTCGACGCCGACGGCCGCCTCCCGTCCATCTGGGACGACTTCGTCCGGGTCCCGGGTGCCGTCGTGAACGGCGACACCGCCGACGTCGCGTGCGATCACTACCGGCGCTGGCCGGAAGACCTCGACATCATGAAGCGACTGGGCCTGGACGCCTACCGCTTCTCGGTCGCTTGGCCGCGGGTGATCCCCACCGGGCGAGGCGAGGTCAACGCGGCAGGACTGGACTTCTACGACCGGCTGGTCGACGCGCTGCTCGAAGCCGGGATCCGGCCGTTCGCCACATTGTTCCACTGGGACCTGCCCTCGGCGCTTCAGTCGACCGGCGGCTGGCCCGAGCGCGACACGGCCTACGCCTACGCCGAGTACGCGGCCGTCGTCGCGGCCCGGCTCGGTGACCGGGTCAAGGACTGGAACACCGTCAACGAACCGTTGTGCTCGGCCTGGCTCGGCTACCTCGAAGGGCGCTTCGCCCCCGGGATCAAGGACCTCAAGCAGGCCATCCACGCCTCCCACCACCTCCTGCTCGCGCACGGCCTCGGCGTGCAGGCGATCACCGCGAACGCCGCCGAGCCCGCCAACGTCGGCCTGGTGGTCAACCTCAGCGGCATCGAGCCCGCGTCGGACGCGACCGAGGACGTCGAGGCGGCGGCCCGGATGGACGGGCACGTCAACCGCTGGTGGCTCGACCCGTCGAACGGGCGCGGCTACCCGGCGGACATGATCGAGGTCTACGGCGTCGAGCCGCCCGTGGTCGGCGACGACCTCGAGGTGATCTCGACCCCGGTCGGCTACCACGGGCTGAACTACTACTTCCGCCAGATCGTCGAGGACGACCCGAACGGCCCCGCGCCCCGCGCCCGGCAGGTGCCCGTCGAGGGGGCCGCCACCACCGCGATGGGCTGGGAGATCCACGGACAGGGGCTCGCGGACGTGATCCACCGGCTCGCCAACGAATACGGCGCCCGCGCCATCTACGTGACCGAGAGCGGGGCCGCCTTCGACGACAAGGTCGCCGAGGACGGCACGATCGACGACGCCGACCGCATCGCCTACCTGGAAGAACACCTGGGCGCGGTGGCCGGGGCGGCCGAAGCGGGTGCGCCGGTGAAGGGCTACTTCGCGTGGTCGCTGCTCGACAACTTCGAATGGGACAGTGGTTTGAGCAAGCGGTTCGGGCTCGTGCGGGTCGACTACGACACGCAGGTCCGGACGGTCAAGGCGAGTGGGCACCGGTACGCGGAGATCATCGCGGAGCACCACGGCCGGTAG
- a CDS encoding GNAT family N-acetyltransferase, whose protein sequence is MTNLATNTESLASREVRDEAVAAARAAAAASGVEIRELTEIADLAAVVGLFESIWKFAPGARPVSTELLRAMSTAGNYVAGAFDHGELLGACFGFFGNPGKASLHSHIAGVADAGAGRGIGAALKLHQRGWALLQDVSLITWTFDPLVRRNAYFNLGKLGARPIGYLPDFYGPMEDGINGSGDTDRLMVGWDLTSPDVRAAASGRPVLIEAEALGVAKALSVDADGGPSIGSTDAQTVLVAVPPDIERLRRTDPGRGNAWRVALREVLGGLMADNAKVAGFDRAGWYVISKEQS, encoded by the coding sequence GTGACGAATCTTGCGACGAATACGGAAAGCCTGGCCTCCCGGGAGGTGCGCGACGAAGCCGTCGCCGCCGCACGGGCCGCGGCCGCGGCTTCGGGCGTCGAAATCCGCGAACTCACCGAAATCGCCGATCTGGCCGCGGTGGTCGGCCTGTTCGAGTCGATCTGGAAGTTCGCGCCCGGCGCCCGGCCGGTGAGCACGGAACTGCTCCGGGCGATGTCCACGGCCGGGAACTACGTCGCGGGGGCGTTCGATCACGGCGAACTCCTGGGGGCCTGCTTCGGTTTCTTCGGGAACCCGGGGAAAGCGAGCCTGCACAGCCATATCGCCGGGGTCGCCGACGCCGGCGCTGGCCGGGGGATCGGTGCGGCGCTCAAACTGCACCAGCGCGGCTGGGCGCTGCTCCAGGACGTCTCGCTGATCACCTGGACCTTCGACCCGCTGGTGCGGCGCAACGCCTACTTCAACCTGGGGAAACTCGGCGCACGGCCGATCGGGTACCTGCCCGACTTCTACGGTCCGATGGAGGACGGCATCAACGGCTCGGGCGACACCGACCGGCTGATGGTCGGCTGGGACCTGACGAGCCCGGACGTCCGTGCCGCCGCCTCCGGCCGACCCGTCCTGATCGAGGCGGAAGCACTGGGCGTGGCGAAGGCGCTGTCGGTCGACGCGGACGGCGGTCCGAGCATCGGATCCACCGACGCGCAGACCGTGCTCGTCGCGGTCCCCCCGGACATCGAACGGTTACGCCGCACCGATCCCGGTCGCGGTAACGCGTGGCGTGTCGCCCTGCGCGAAGTCCTCGGCGGACTGATGGCGGACAACGCCAAGGTCGCCGGTTTCGATCGTGCCGGCTGGTACGTGATCTCGAAGGAGCAGTCGTGA
- a CDS encoding ABC transporter substrate-binding protein, translating to MRIGKIAPALVLALAAAATTACGGGDTSSSAPKELVYWASNQGTSLDNDKAVLQPELDKFEKASGIKVKLEVVPWTDLLNRILAATTSGKGPDVLNIGNTWSASLQATGAFLPFDDAALEKVGGKSRFVGPSLAATGASGQPPVGVPLYGQAYGLYYNKKLFAEAGITKPPATWEELVEDGKKLTKPDKGQWGLSLQAGQVTENSHHAAILGAQQGAQFFTPEGKPQLASDPSVAAVQQFVDLMQKDKIVNPSNAEYADTAKSLKDLSDGKAAMFMNQASAGSFKNIGMDMANLGVAPIPLPAAAPPNGRKVTSFVAGINMSVFKNTKNPDAALDFVKFMVSAPEQALLNKTYGSLPTVQDAYSDAAFQTEDVKVFQSVLANSAEPMPQVPQESQFETLIGTAMKAMFADVAAGKPVDGAKIRDQLNQADQQIAAGS from the coding sequence ATGCGAATCGGAAAGATCGCTCCCGCGCTCGTGCTGGCGCTGGCGGCCGCCGCCACGACGGCGTGCGGCGGCGGCGACACGTCGTCCAGTGCCCCCAAGGAGCTCGTGTACTGGGCGTCCAACCAGGGCACCAGCCTCGACAACGACAAGGCGGTCCTGCAGCCCGAACTCGACAAGTTCGAGAAGGCGTCCGGGATCAAGGTCAAGCTCGAGGTCGTCCCGTGGACGGATCTGCTCAACCGGATCCTCGCGGCCACGACCTCCGGCAAGGGACCGGACGTGCTCAACATCGGCAACACCTGGTCGGCCTCGCTCCAGGCGACCGGGGCGTTCCTGCCGTTCGACGACGCCGCGCTGGAGAAGGTCGGTGGCAAGTCGCGCTTCGTCGGCCCGTCGCTGGCGGCCACCGGGGCGAGCGGCCAGCCGCCGGTCGGCGTACCGCTCTACGGCCAGGCGTACGGCCTCTACTACAACAAGAAGCTCTTCGCCGAGGCCGGCATCACCAAGCCACCGGCCACCTGGGAAGAACTCGTCGAGGACGGCAAGAAGCTCACCAAACCCGACAAGGGCCAGTGGGGCCTGTCGCTCCAGGCGGGCCAGGTCACCGAGAACAGCCACCACGCGGCGATCCTCGGAGCCCAGCAGGGCGCGCAGTTCTTCACCCCCGAGGGCAAGCCGCAGCTGGCTTCGGACCCGTCGGTCGCGGCCGTGCAGCAGTTCGTCGACCTGATGCAGAAGGACAAGATCGTCAATCCGTCCAACGCAGAGTACGCCGACACCGCCAAGTCCCTCAAGGACCTGTCGGACGGCAAGGCCGCGATGTTCATGAACCAGGCCTCCGCCGGCTCGTTCAAGAACATCGGGATGGACATGGCCAACCTCGGTGTCGCGCCGATCCCGCTGCCCGCCGCCGCGCCGCCGAACGGCCGGAAGGTCACCAGCTTCGTCGCGGGGATCAACATGTCGGTGTTCAAGAACACCAAGAATCCCGACGCCGCACTGGACTTCGTGAAGTTCATGGTCTCGGCACCGGAGCAGGCACTGCTCAACAAGACCTACGGTTCCCTGCCGACCGTCCAGGACGCCTACAGCGACGCGGCGTTCCAGACCGAGGACGTGAAGGTCTTCCAGAGCGTGCTCGCCAACTCGGCCGAGCCGATGCCGCAGGTCCCGCAGGAGTCGCAGTTCGAAACCCTGATCGGCACCGCGATGAAGGCGATGTTCGCCGACGTCGCCGCGGGCAAACCGGTCGACGGCGCCAAGATCCGGGACCAGCTGAACCAGGCGGATCAGCAGATCGCGGCCGGTAGTTGA
- a CDS encoding carbohydrate ABC transporter permease has translation MPTALDDAPAVQAAGAPAPRTRRKRRRVALPYLLLLPAILLELLVHLIPMIAGLVMSFFKLTQFYIRDFSSAPAAGLDNYKFVLDFNSAAGKSLLDSFWISVLYTVLSVGFCWLFGTSAAVLMQKNFRGRGVLRTLFLVPYALPMYAAVITWSFMFQRDTGLVNSLLGTDSFWLIGDNSFWSLVVVSVWRNWPFAFLIVMAGLQNIPGELYEAAAIDGAGWWRQFQAITQPMLRPVNQVLLLVLFLWTFNDFNTPYVLFGASAPKEASLISIHIYQSSFVTWNFGLGSAMSVLLLLFLLIVSTVYLGLTARRRNAVV, from the coding sequence ATGCCGACCGCTCTCGACGACGCCCCGGCCGTGCAAGCGGCCGGGGCACCCGCACCCCGCACCCGGCGCAAACGGCGCCGGGTCGCGCTGCCGTATCTGCTCCTGCTCCCCGCGATCCTGCTCGAACTGCTCGTCCACCTGATCCCGATGATCGCCGGGCTCGTGATGAGCTTCTTCAAGCTGACGCAGTTCTACATCCGGGACTTCTCGTCCGCGCCGGCGGCGGGACTGGACAACTACAAGTTCGTCCTGGACTTCAACTCCGCGGCGGGGAAGTCGCTGCTCGACTCCTTCTGGATCAGCGTCCTCTACACCGTCCTCTCGGTCGGGTTCTGCTGGCTCTTCGGGACCTCGGCCGCCGTGCTGATGCAGAAGAACTTCCGGGGACGCGGCGTGCTCCGCACCCTGTTCCTGGTGCCGTACGCGCTGCCGATGTACGCCGCGGTGATCACCTGGTCGTTCATGTTCCAGCGCGACACCGGCCTGGTGAACAGCCTGCTGGGCACCGATTCCTTCTGGCTCATCGGGGACAACAGCTTCTGGTCGCTGGTGGTCGTTTCGGTCTGGCGCAACTGGCCTTTCGCGTTCCTGATCGTGATGGCCGGGCTGCAGAACATCCCCGGCGAACTGTACGAGGCGGCGGCGATCGACGGCGCGGGCTGGTGGCGGCAGTTCCAGGCGATCACCCAGCCGATGCTGCGCCCGGTCAACCAGGTTCTCCTGCTGGTGCTGTTCCTGTGGACCTTCAACGACTTCAACACGCCGTACGTCCTTTTCGGAGCGTCCGCGCCGAAGGAGGCGTCGTTGATCTCGATCCACATCTACCAGAGTTCCTTCGTGACCTGGAACTTCGGCCTCGGCTCGGCGATGTCGGTGCTGTTGCTGCTGTTCCTCCTGATCGTCAGCACCGTCTACCTGGGACTGACCGCGCGGAGGAGGAACGCCGTTGTCTGA